The Methylomagnum ishizawai genome has a window encoding:
- a CDS encoding O-methyltransferase, whose protein sequence is MPTAIPPICRWPSISSRKRGCGIGWNSVSGRPRACSARSGGEFDICYNDADKCDYPDIWRMARERVRPGGFYIADNVLWHGRVARECLPDAVPGWTEAIREHNRLIFTDSGFDAFVNPTRDGMVVARRKTG, encoded by the coding sequence GTGCCGACAGCGATCCCGCCAATCTGCCGCTGGCCGAGCATTTCCTCAAGGAAGCGGGGCTGTGGGATCGGGTGGAATTCCGTATCGGGCAGGCCCAGGGCGTGTTCTGCTCGGTCGGGGGGGGAATTCGATATCTGCTACAACGACGCCGACAAGTGCGATTATCCCGATATCTGGCGCATGGCCCGCGAGCGGGTGCGGCCCGGTGGCTTCTATATCGCCGACAACGTGCTATGGCATGGCCGGGTGGCGCGGGAATGCCTGCCCGATGCGGTGCCCGGCTGGACCGAGGCCATCCGCGAGCATAACCGCTTGATCTTCACCGATTCCGGTTTCGACGCCTTCGTCAATCCCACCCGCGACGGCATGGTGGTGGCCCGCCGCAAAACCGGGTGA
- a CDS encoding LysR substrate-binding domain-containing protein, with protein MNLRDLKYLVAVADLNHFSLAAERCCVSQPTLSTQLKKLEDELGVALFERNNRSVRPTEAGGRIIAVARRVLAEVESMEEIAAATRDPYAGMFRLGGFPTLASYVFPAAVPAIAQTLPKLKLLLIEEKTDVLVEQLRTGRCDAALLALPVNDPALVSMRLFDDPFLLAVPPEHPLAARERVDLRDLADLRLLLLDEGHCLRDQALNLCYRHGGHEEVDFRATSLETLRMMVRAGTGITLMPWTAAREDHTGIRYLPFAEPQPRRLIGLVWRKTTARGPLIGKLIELLREVSRAWAAPG; from the coding sequence ATGAACCTCCGCGACCTGAAATATCTGGTGGCGGTCGCCGACCTGAACCATTTCAGCCTGGCGGCCGAGCGTTGCTGCGTCAGCCAGCCGACCCTCAGCACCCAGCTCAAGAAATTGGAGGACGAACTCGGGGTGGCGTTGTTCGAGCGCAACAACCGTTCGGTGCGCCCCACCGAGGCGGGCGGGCGCATCATCGCCGTGGCCCGGCGGGTCTTGGCCGAGGTCGAATCGATGGAGGAGATCGCCGCCGCGACCCGCGACCCCTACGCCGGGATGTTCCGGCTGGGCGGATTCCCCACCCTGGCCAGCTATGTGTTCCCGGCGGCGGTGCCCGCCATCGCCCAAACCCTGCCCAAGTTGAAACTACTGTTGATCGAGGAAAAGACCGACGTTTTGGTCGAGCAATTGCGGACCGGGCGTTGCGACGCGGCGCTGTTGGCCTTGCCGGTGAACGATCCGGCCCTGGTGTCCATGCGCCTGTTCGACGATCCCTTTTTATTGGCGGTGCCGCCGGAGCATCCGCTGGCGGCGCGGGAGCGGGTCGATTTGCGGGACTTGGCCGATTTGCGGTTGCTGCTGTTGGACGAGGGCCATTGCCTGCGCGACCAGGCTTTGAACCTGTGCTATCGCCATGGCGGCCACGAGGAGGTGGATTTCCGCGCCACCAGCTTGGAAACCCTGCGGATGATGGTGCGGGCCGGGACCGGCATCACCTTGATGCCGTGGACGGCGGCGCGGGAGGACCATACCGGCATCCGCTACCTGCCGTTCGCCGAGCCGCAACCGCGGCGGTTGATCGGCTTGGTCTGGCGCAAGACCACGGCCCGCGGTCCCTTGATCGGCAAGCTCATCGAGCTATTGCGGGAAGTTTCCCGCGCGTGGGCCGCGCCGGGCTAG
- a CDS encoding DUF2238 domain-containing protein: MPAYWTPAFLAACVGSAIAPYDLVTWCLEIPPALAIFLALRATRRRFPLTPLSYAALFILCGLILLGAHYSFARVPGFDALGGGRNGFDKLAHFFQGFAPALAFRELLLRGGVVARRVWLDYLVPALCLALSAAYELVEWGVAWLLGGRAEAFLAIQGDVWDAQSDMAAALLGAVLAVALLGRGHDRQIARLARERCYPS; encoded by the coding sequence ATGCCCGCTTATTGGACCCCCGCTTTCCTCGCCGCCTGCGTCGGTTCCGCCATCGCGCCTTACGATCTGGTGACCTGGTGCCTGGAAATCCCGCCCGCGCTGGCGATCTTCCTGGCGCTCCGGGCCACGCGCCGCCGTTTCCCGCTCACCCCGCTGAGCTACGCCGCGTTGTTCATCCTGTGCGGTTTGATCCTGCTCGGGGCGCATTATTCCTTCGCGCGGGTGCCGGGGTTCGATGCGCTGGGCGGGGGGCGCAACGGTTTCGACAAGCTGGCCCATTTCTTCCAAGGTTTCGCGCCGGCCCTGGCGTTCCGTGAATTGTTGCTCCGGGGCGGGGTGGTGGCGCGGCGGGTTTGGCTGGATTATCTGGTCCCCGCGCTGTGCTTGGCGCTTTCCGCCGCCTATGAATTGGTGGAATGGGGGGTGGCCTGGCTCTTGGGTGGACGGGCCGAGGCTTTCCTGGCGATCCAGGGCGATGTTTGGGATGCCCAATCGGATATGGCCGCCGCGCTGTTGGGGGCGGTGCTGGCGGTGGCGCTGCTGGGCCGTGGCCACGATAGGCAAATCGCCCGTTTGGCGCGGGAGAGGTGCTATCCTTCATGA
- the dusB gene encoding tRNA dihydrouridine synthase DusB, with translation MHIGPYRLSNRLILAPMAGVTDRPFRRLCRRYGAALAVSEMVSANPALRDDPKTLLRTDHVGEPGPHSVQILGNDPAEMAEAARINVDRGAQIIDINMGCPAKKVCNKAAGSALLQDEALVGRILAAVVGAVAVPVTLKIRTGWHPEHRNAPAIARIAEDSGIQAIAVHGRTRACGFAGEAEYRTIREVKRAVGIPVIANGDIDSPDKAAAVLAATGADAVMVGRAALGRPWLFRAMAARLDGLRPADAPAPAEVHAVMLEHLRELHALHGEYRGLRIARKHVAWYLQYLPCPPGFLPLFNGLDSAARQLALIDTLFDPHRAGVAA, from the coding sequence ATGCACATCGGCCCTTACCGACTTTCCAACCGCTTGATCCTGGCCCCGATGGCCGGGGTCACCGATAGGCCGTTCCGCCGCCTGTGCCGGCGTTACGGGGCCGCGCTGGCCGTATCCGAGATGGTCTCGGCCAACCCCGCCCTGCGCGACGACCCCAAGACCCTGCTCCGCACCGACCACGTCGGCGAACCCGGACCCCATTCGGTGCAAATCCTGGGCAACGACCCGGCGGAAATGGCCGAGGCTGCCCGCATCAATGTGGACCGCGGCGCCCAGATCATCGATATCAATATGGGCTGTCCCGCCAAGAAGGTTTGCAACAAAGCCGCCGGTTCCGCCTTGCTCCAGGACGAAGCCCTGGTCGGGCGCATCCTGGCGGCGGTGGTCGGCGCGGTGGCCGTGCCCGTGACCTTGAAGATACGCACCGGCTGGCATCCCGAACACCGCAACGCCCCGGCCATCGCCCGGATCGCCGAGGACTCGGGCATCCAGGCCATCGCCGTGCATGGGCGCACCCGCGCCTGCGGCTTCGCCGGGGAGGCCGAATACCGGACGATCCGGGAGGTCAAGCGGGCGGTGGGCATCCCGGTCATCGCCAACGGCGATATCGACAGCCCCGACAAGGCCGCCGCCGTCCTGGCCGCCACCGGGGCCGACGCGGTGATGGTGGGCCGGGCCGCCCTGGGCCGTCCCTGGTTGTTCCGGGCCATGGCGGCGCGTCTCGACGGGCTGCGCCCGGCGGATGCGCCCGCGCCCGCCGAGGTCCATGCGGTGATGCTGGAACACCTACGGGAACTCCACGCCCTGCATGGCGAATATCGCGGCCTGCGGATCGCCCGCAAGCACGTCGCTTGGTATCTCCAATACCTCCCTTGTCCGCCGGGTTTCCTGCCCTTGTTCAACGGCCTGGATAGCGCCGCCCGGCAACTCGCCCTGATCGATACGCTGTTCGACCCGCACCGGGCAGGAGTGGCCGCATGA
- a CDS encoding helix-turn-helix domain-containing protein yields MTVDPASIPPAPDAAIPPGPGAAPILSEQVRLALRHYFAGLDGYAATGLHAMVISEVEKPLIETVLEHCGHNQSRAAQVLGLSRSTLRKKMNQYGIE; encoded by the coding sequence ATGACGGTGGACCCCGCAAGCATTCCGCCCGCGCCGGACGCGGCCATCCCGCCGGGGCCGGGGGCCGCCCCGATCCTGAGCGAGCAGGTGCGTTTGGCCCTGCGCCATTATTTCGCCGGGCTGGATGGCTACGCCGCGACCGGACTCCACGCCATGGTCATCAGCGAGGTCGAAAAGCCCTTGATCGAAACCGTGCTGGAACACTGCGGCCATAACCAAAGCCGCGCCGCCCAGGTCTTGGGGCTGAGCCGCAGCACCTTGCGCAAGAAGATGAACCAATACGGCATCGAATAA
- the purH gene encoding bifunctional phosphoribosylaminoimidazolecarboxamide formyltransferase/IMP cyclohydrolase yields MNNPVTRALISVSDKTGVVDFCRELAALGIAILSSGGTARLLLDSGIAAIEVSQHTGFPEMMGGRIKTLHPKIHGGILGRRGVDEAVMAEHGIGPIDLVVVNLYPFEATVAQPGCPLAEAIENIDIGGPAMIRGAAKNHDAVGVVVDPLDYPLVLRELKENGGALSAATRFRLAIKSFRHTAAYDASISTYLGKIEGGEPFPDPLVTRFRHGQALRYGENPHQRAAFYVDPGAAPGTVATARQIQGKELSYNNIADADAALECVKQFAESPACVIVKHANPCGVAEGQSLLEAYDRAYATDPTSAFGGIIAFNRALDAETARAIVERQFVEVILAPGIAPDALPILAAKANVRVLETGAWPAEPKPEWDYKRVAGGLLVQDKDLGRVERAGLKLVSRRAPTEAEIADLLFAWNVAKFVKSNAIVYAKDRQTVGVGAGQMSRVYSARIAAIKAQDVGLQVAGSVVASDAFFPFRDGVDSAAEAGVTAVIQPGGSVRDAEVVAAADEHGLAMVFTGMRHFRH; encoded by the coding sequence ATGAACAATCCCGTGACCCGAGCCCTCATCAGCGTTTCCGACAAAACCGGCGTGGTGGATTTTTGCCGCGAACTGGCCGCGCTGGGCATAGCAATCCTGTCTTCGGGCGGCACCGCGCGCCTGTTGCTGGACAGCGGCATCGCCGCCATCGAGGTTTCCCAGCACACTGGCTTCCCCGAGATGATGGGCGGGCGCATCAAGACCCTACATCCCAAAATCCACGGCGGCATCCTGGGACGGCGCGGGGTGGACGAGGCGGTGATGGCCGAGCATGGCATCGGTCCCATCGATCTGGTGGTGGTGAACCTCTATCCGTTCGAGGCCACCGTGGCCCAGCCCGGTTGCCCCTTGGCGGAGGCCATCGAGAATATCGATATCGGCGGTCCGGCCATGATCCGGGGCGCGGCCAAGAACCACGACGCCGTGGGCGTGGTGGTCGATCCCCTGGATTACCCGTTGGTGCTGCGCGAACTGAAGGAGAACGGCGGCGCCTTGTCCGCCGCCACCCGGTTCCGCTTGGCGATCAAGAGCTTCCGCCATACCGCGGCCTACGACGCCTCCATCTCCACCTATCTGGGCAAGATCGAAGGCGGCGAACCCTTCCCCGATCCGCTGGTGACGCGGTTCCGCCACGGGCAGGCCTTGCGCTATGGCGAAAATCCCCACCAACGCGCGGCCTTCTATGTCGATCCGGGCGCGGCTCCCGGCACCGTCGCCACCGCCCGGCAAATCCAGGGCAAGGAACTGTCCTATAACAACATCGCCGACGCCGACGCGGCCCTGGAATGCGTCAAGCAATTCGCCGAGTCGCCCGCCTGCGTCATCGTCAAGCACGCCAATCCCTGCGGCGTGGCCGAGGGACAGAGCTTGCTGGAAGCCTATGACCGCGCCTACGCCACCGATCCCACCTCGGCTTTCGGCGGCATCATCGCCTTCAACCGCGCCTTGGACGCCGAGACCGCCCGTGCCATCGTCGAACGGCAATTCGTGGAGGTGATCCTGGCCCCCGGCATCGCCCCCGACGCCCTGCCGATCCTGGCGGCCAAGGCCAATGTCCGGGTGCTGGAAACCGGCGCTTGGCCCGCCGAACCCAAGCCGGAATGGGATTACAAGCGGGTGGCCGGGGGCTTGCTGGTGCAGGACAAGGACTTGGGCCGTGTCGAGCGGGCCGGGCTCAAGCTGGTGAGCCGCCGCGCCCCGACCGAGGCCGAGATCGCCGATTTGCTGTTCGCCTGGAATGTCGCCAAGTTCGTCAAGTCCAACGCCATCGTCTACGCCAAGGACCGCCAGACCGTAGGCGTGGGCGCGGGGCAGATGAGCCGGGTCTATTCGGCCCGCATCGCCGCCATCAAGGCCCAGGATGTGGGGCTACAGGTCGCGGGTTCGGTGGTGGCGTCCGACGCCTTCTTCCCGTTCCGCGACGGGGTGGATTCGGCGGCGGAGGCGGGCGTGACCGCCGTGATCCAGCCCGGCGGTTCGGTGCGCGACGCCGAGGTCGTCGCCGCCGCCGACGAGCATGGCTTGGCGATGGTCTTCACCGGCATGAGGCATTTCCGCCACTGA
- a CDS encoding (Fe-S)-binding protein, with amino-acid sequence MNRPDLAADTDLCVKCGLCLPHCPTYLQTQDENESPRGRLSLIQGWARGALAATPELVRHVDNCLLCRACEAACPAYVPYGGIVDRFRGEVGELGKSSAAKLKTAALRKLLVGGGVRHRAESLMAGALGGAVLRGGGFLLEAAGLGEVAAGLPASAGATDWSGVHPASGPAETGRADLFLGCTANLLDAETVSATLRLLNRLGVRVRVPEAQACCGALHGHGGDARTAAALMERNLAAFDGEDAIVGFASGCGAMLRDYRERAATEAAARFAGRVRDIGEFLAGLPWPDDLALLPLEAKAVVHAPCTLKNVLKADRHAAVLLRRIPGLEVVPLPAQVRCCGAAGSYSLEHPEMAGALRDEVLDRVAAERPAFLATSNPGCAMHLRAGLKRRGLGGVEVLHPVALLARCLPG; translated from the coding sequence TTGAACCGCCCCGATCTCGCCGCCGACACCGACCTCTGCGTCAAATGCGGCTTGTGCTTGCCGCATTGCCCCACCTATCTCCAGACCCAGGACGAGAACGAATCGCCCAGGGGCCGTCTGTCCCTGATCCAGGGTTGGGCGCGGGGGGCGCTCGCAGCCACCCCGGAACTGGTCCGCCATGTCGATAACTGCCTGCTGTGCCGGGCCTGCGAAGCGGCCTGTCCGGCCTATGTGCCCTATGGCGGCATCGTGGACCGTTTCCGGGGCGAGGTCGGCGAACTCGGCAAATCCAGCGCCGCCAAGCTCAAAACCGCCGCCCTGCGCAAGCTCCTGGTCGGCGGCGGCGTGCGCCACCGCGCCGAGTCGCTGATGGCGGGCGCGCTGGGCGGGGCGGTGCTGCGGGGCGGCGGCTTCCTGCTGGAAGCGGCGGGGCTGGGCGAGGTGGCGGCGGGTCTGCCGGCCAGCGCCGGCGCGACCGATTGGAGCGGCGTCCATCCCGCCAGCGGCCCGGCGGAAACCGGACGGGCGGATTTGTTCCTGGGCTGCACCGCCAACCTGCTGGATGCCGAAACCGTGTCCGCCACGCTGCGCCTGCTCAACCGGCTGGGCGTCCGGGTGCGGGTGCCGGAGGCGCAGGCGTGTTGCGGGGCTTTGCACGGCCATGGCGGGGATGCCCGCACGGCGGCGGCGCTGATGGAGCGCAACCTGGCCGCGTTCGATGGCGAAGACGCCATCGTCGGTTTCGCCAGCGGTTGCGGGGCGATGCTGCGCGATTACCGCGAGCGGGCGGCGACGGAGGCGGCGGCGCGGTTTGCGGGCCGGGTCCGGGATATTGGCGAATTCCTGGCCGGGTTGCCCTGGCCGGACGACTTGGCGCTCCTACCCTTGGAAGCCAAGGCCGTGGTACATGCGCCCTGTACCCTCAAGAATGTCTTGAAGGCCGACCGCCACGCCGCCGTCCTGTTGCGGCGGATTCCGGGGCTGGAGGTGGTGCCGCTCCCGGCCCAGGTGCGTTGCTGCGGCGCGGCGGGAAGTTATTCACTGGAGCATCCAGAAATGGCGGGGGCGCTGCGCGACGAAGTGCTGGACCGGGTGGCCGCCGAGCGGCCCGCTTTCCTGGCGACTTCCAATCCGGGTTGCGCGATGCACCTGCGGGCGGGGTTGAAGCGGCGCGGATTGGGCGGGGTCGAGGTGTTGCATCCGGTGGCTTTGTTGGCGCGGTGTTTGCCGGGATAG
- a CDS encoding beta strand repeat-containing protein, giving the protein MANKFFWSTVTETNNNATIGSFDPSADIFVFDHDSSSNEISAAQVTISTVGNSPTGDVTFSYNDNGTTKTVTITGLSLSELTTTTSDAFGNVRFNDQSVLIVGDNISNTPGATTLDNAANTLTGGPGNDQLVGLGGNDSLVGKGGDDLLIGNGFGTTGTDILVGGAGNDTYVVDNSADVITESSGAANGTADLVQSSVSFTLAANVEQLTLLDTSYGVSVGAINGTGNTAGNNILTGNSSANTLSDNNGTAKDTLVGGLGNDTYIIGNTSDVITESGGTSGGIDLIQTAKTYSISSLADIEQLTLTGSANIDGTGNAANNTLLGNSGNNNLNGGTGADSMAGGTGNDTYTVDNLGDTATESLNSGTDLVQSSVNFTLGTNVEQLTLTGSAVSGTGNTAANTIIGNASDNTLSDGGIGLADSMVGGAGNDTYTVNNTGDIINETANGGAGTDSVNSSVTFTLATGVEKLTLADSGGAINGTGNAAANTIVGNSLANILSDGGVGSPDSLDGQLGNDTYLVNNSGDIISDSGGTDTVQSTKTYDLSANATTVDKLTLLDSGGAINATGNSLANTITGNTAANTLDDGGSNAADSMAGGAGNDTYVVHNSGDTISDSSGTDTVQSSVDFTLAATSGIEILTLTGAGNIDATGSTAANTLNGNGGDNVLTDGGTSADSMAGGAGNDTYFVNNIGDKITESSGAANGTADWVQSSVTFTLTDNIEKLSLLGTTSAINGKGNSSSNTIIGNGGNNILDDGTATPNAGGADSMDGGDGNDTYLVNHSGDTITDSNGTDLVQSTVTYDLSTKATTVDKLTLLDSGGAINATGNALANTITGNSLANTLSDGGAGAADSMAGLAGDDTYTVNNAGDTISDSAGTDLVQSNVSFTLTATSGIEKLTLLSNANAINATGNALANTITGNSLANTLSDGGAGAADSLIGGAGNDTYVVNNTGDAISDTGGDSADLIQSTVTFSLSSASVSGVEKLTLTGTSAINGTGNTAANTIIGNDGANTLSDGGSNSADSLAGGKGSDTYIVNNASDTISESGTSTAEGTADLVQSFVTSFTLSSNVEQLTLMTGAVNGTGSGDATNNLITGNSSANTLNDGGGDGNDTLNGGAGNDTLVATSSGIDTLNGGDGSDLYQVSVDNSSTTTTINISDSGTVTSDVDTVEATLATGETFTLENINSIEKLTLLGPANSSGTGNLLNNTITGNTGANVLVGLAGNDILYDGASTAANSSAADSMNGGVGNDTYYVTNSNDKVSEAASDIGDQSADGSGTDIVFASVSFTLDDAGTIEKLTLTANSITGTGNFQDNTIVGSTGSNTLLGGAGNDILDDGITASGSADSMNGQDGNDTYFVHHTGDTVVDSSGTDTVQSTVTFTLANSIENLTLLDVGGAINGTGSTAANKIIGNSSVNTLSGGSDTASDTLQGGGGNDIITVGGGKDTVVFEANAVANGLGDSVSGFTVGSGSSADKLDFNNFFGAATNITVLPAVAEGSSGAVAIATGNVLQVIDTGGNLDATGIAALFGTGKPFEAALASEKFVMITADTSGDAKGWYIDVGANAIVDASDVSQVVTLVGVNNLATTPLVSANIVA; this is encoded by the coding sequence ATGGCTAATAAGTTTTTTTGGAGCACTGTTACTGAAACAAATAACAATGCAACCATAGGCAGCTTCGACCCAAGCGCCGATATATTTGTTTTCGACCACGACAGCAGCTCGAACGAAATTTCTGCGGCGCAAGTCACCATCTCCACGGTCGGCAACAGCCCCACCGGTGATGTCACCTTCTCCTATAACGACAACGGCACTACCAAAACGGTCACCATAACGGGTTTATCCCTGTCCGAACTTACCACGACCACCTCCGACGCCTTCGGTAATGTCCGCTTCAACGATCAAAGCGTACTGATCGTGGGCGACAATATTTCCAACACCCCAGGCGCCACCACCCTCGATAATGCCGCCAACACCCTCACGGGCGGACCGGGCAACGACCAGCTCGTCGGCCTGGGCGGCAACGACTCCCTGGTCGGCAAAGGCGGCGACGACTTGCTCATCGGCAATGGCTTCGGCACGACCGGCACCGATATCCTGGTGGGCGGCGCGGGCAACGACACCTATGTCGTGGATAACTCCGCCGATGTCATCACCGAAAGCTCCGGCGCTGCGAACGGCACCGCTGATTTAGTCCAATCCTCGGTATCGTTCACGCTCGCCGCCAACGTCGAGCAACTGACCTTGCTCGACACCTCTTATGGTGTATCCGTAGGAGCCATCAACGGCACCGGCAACACGGCGGGCAACAATATCTTGACCGGCAATAGCTCCGCCAATACCCTGAGCGACAACAACGGTACCGCCAAGGACACCCTGGTCGGTGGCCTGGGCAACGACACCTATATCATTGGCAATACCAGCGATGTGATCACCGAGAGTGGCGGCACCAGTGGCGGCATCGACCTAATCCAGACCGCAAAAACTTATTCGATCTCCTCCCTTGCCGACATCGAACAGCTTACCCTGACCGGCAGCGCGAACATCGACGGTACCGGCAACGCTGCAAACAACACCCTCTTAGGCAACTCCGGCAACAACAACCTGAATGGCGGAACCGGGGCCGACTCGATGGCCGGCGGCACCGGCAACGACACCTATACCGTGGACAACCTGGGCGATACCGCCACCGAATCGCTAAACTCGGGCACCGATCTGGTCCAGTCCTCGGTGAACTTCACCCTTGGCACCAATGTCGAGCAACTGACCCTGACCGGTTCCGCCGTCAGCGGCACGGGGAACACCGCCGCCAACACCATCATTGGCAACGCCAGCGACAACACCCTCAGCGACGGTGGTATCGGCTTGGCGGACAGCATGGTCGGTGGCGCGGGCAACGACACCTACACCGTCAATAACACCGGCGACATCATCAACGAAACGGCAAATGGAGGCGCGGGCACCGACTCGGTCAATTCCTCGGTGACGTTCACCCTCGCCACCGGCGTCGAGAAATTGACCCTGGCCGACAGCGGCGGTGCCATCAACGGTACCGGCAACGCGGCCGCCAACACCATCGTCGGTAATTCCCTGGCCAATATCCTCAGCGATGGCGGTGTCGGTTCCCCGGACAGTCTGGATGGCCAACTCGGCAACGACACCTACCTCGTCAACAACAGCGGCGACATCATCTCCGATTCCGGCGGCACCGACACGGTCCAGTCCACCAAAACGTACGACCTCTCCGCCAACGCCACCACCGTCGATAAGCTGACCCTGCTCGACAGCGGCGGTGCCATCAACGCCACTGGCAACTCCCTGGCCAACACCATCACCGGCAATACCGCCGCCAACACCCTCGACGACGGCGGTTCCAACGCGGCGGACAGCATGGCCGGCGGCGCGGGCAACGACACCTACGTCGTTCACAACAGCGGCGACACCATCTCCGATTCCAGCGGCACCGACACGGTCCAGTCCTCGGTGGACTTCACCCTCGCCGCCACCTCCGGCATCGAGATACTGACCCTAACCGGTGCCGGCAACATCGACGCCACCGGCAGCACCGCGGCCAACACCCTCAACGGCAACGGCGGTGACAACGTACTGACCGATGGCGGCACCTCGGCCGACAGCATGGCTGGCGGCGCGGGCAACGATACCTACTTCGTAAACAACATCGGCGACAAGATCACCGAGAGTTCCGGTGCCGCGAACGGCACCGCCGATTGGGTCCAGTCCTCGGTAACATTCACCCTCACCGACAACATCGAGAAGCTGTCCCTGCTCGGCACCACCAGCGCCATCAACGGCAAAGGCAATAGCTCGAGCAACACCATCATCGGCAACGGAGGGAATAACATCCTGGACGACGGCACGGCCACCCCCAATGCTGGTGGCGCGGACAGCATGGACGGCGGCGATGGCAACGACACTTACCTCGTCAATCACAGCGGCGACACCATCACCGATTCCAACGGGACCGACCTGGTCCAGTCCACTGTGACTTACGACCTCTCCACCAAGGCCACCACCGTCGATAAGCTGACCCTGCTCGACAGCGGCGGTGCCATCAACGCCACCGGCAACGCCCTGGCCAACACCATCACCGGCAACTCCCTGGCCAATACCCTCAGCGATGGCGGGGCCGGTGCGGCGGACAGCATGGCCGGCCTCGCCGGCGACGACACCTACACCGTCAACAACGCCGGTGACACCATCTCCGATTCGGCGGGTACCGATCTGGTCCAGTCCAATGTGTCCTTCACTCTCACCGCCACTTCCGGGATCGAAAAACTGACCTTGCTCAGCAACGCCAATGCTATCAACGCCACCGGCAACGCTCTGGCCAACACTATCACCGGCAACTCCCTGGCCAACACCCTCAGCGACGGCGGGGCTGGCGCGGCGGACAGCCTGATCGGCGGCGCGGGCAACGACACCTATGTCGTCAACAACACCGGCGACGCTATCAGCGACACAGGAGGCGACAGCGCCGACCTGATCCAGTCCACAGTGACCTTCTCCCTCTCCTCCGCCTCCGTCTCGGGCGTTGAAAAGCTGACCCTGACCGGCACCAGCGCCATCAACGGTACCGGTAACACCGCCGCCAACACCATCATCGGCAACGACGGTGCCAACACCCTCAGCGACGGCGGCTCCAACAGCGCCGACAGCTTGGCCGGGGGCAAGGGCAGCGACACCTATATCGTGAACAACGCCAGCGACACTATCAGCGAAAGTGGTACTAGCACCGCTGAAGGGACCGCCGACTTGGTTCAATCGTTCGTCACGAGTTTCACCCTGTCCAGCAACGTCGAGCAACTTACCCTGATGACGGGTGCTGTCAACGGCACTGGCAGCGGCGACGCCACCAACAATCTCATCACCGGCAACTCCTCCGCCAACACCTTGAACGATGGCGGCGGTGACGGTAATGACACCCTGAACGGTGGCGCAGGCAACGACACCTTGGTCGCTACCAGCAGCGGTATCGACACCCTCAACGGCGGCGATGGCAGCGACCTTTATCAGGTCAGCGTCGATAATTCCAGCACCACCACCACCATCAACATCTCCGATAGCGGCACAGTCACCAGCGATGTGGATACCGTGGAGGCGACCCTGGCCACCGGTGAGACCTTCACCCTGGAAAACATAAACAGCATCGAGAAACTCACGCTCCTGGGCCCCGCGAATTCTTCCGGCACCGGCAACCTACTCAACAACACCATCACCGGCAATACCGGAGCGAACGTGTTGGTTGGCTTGGCAGGCAACGACATTTTGTACGATGGTGCCAGCACCGCTGCCAATTCCAGTGCTGCCGACAGTATGAATGGCGGCGTCGGCAACGACACCTACTATGTCACCAACAGCAATGATAAAGTGTCGGAAGCGGCAAGCGATATTGGCGACCAATCAGCGGATGGATCAGGGACGGATATTGTCTTCGCGTCGGTGAGCTTCACCCTCGACGACGCCGGCACCATCGAGAAACTCACCCTGACCGCCAATAGCATCACCGGCACGGGCAATTTCCAAGACAATACCATCGTCGGCAGCACCGGCTCGAACACCTTGCTGGGCGGTGCGGGCAACGATATCCTCGACGACGGCATCACTGCCTCGGGTAGCGCCGATTCGATGAACGGGCAGGATGGCAACGATACCTATTTCGTCCACCACACCGGCGACACCGTTGTCGATAGCTCCGGCACCGACACGGTACAGTCCACGGTTACCTTCACCCTCGCCAACTCGATTGAAAACCTGACCTTGCTCGACGTGGGCGGTGCCATCAACGGCACGGGAAGCACTGCGGCGAACAAAATTATCGGCAATAGCTCGGTCAATACTCTGAGCGGGGGCAGCGATACTGCCAGCGATACCCTGCAAGGCGGTGGCGGCAACGATATCATTACCGTGGGCGGCGGCAAGGATACGGTCGTCTTTGAAGCCAACGCGGTAGCCAACGGGCTGGGAGATTCGGTGAGCGGCTTCACCGTAGGTTCGGGCAGCAGTGCCGATAAGCTGGACTTCAACAACTTCTTCGGCGCGGCCACCAATATCACGGTCCTGCCTGCGGTCGCCGAAGGTTCGTCCGGCGCGGTCGCCATCGCCACGGGTAACGTCCTGCAGGTGATCGACACCGGCGGCAACTTGGACGCAACTGGCATCGCGGCCTTGTTCGGCACCGGCAAGCCCTTCGAGGCGGCGCTCGCCAGCGAAAAATTCGTGATGATCACCGCCGACACCTCGGGCGATGCCAAGGGCTGGTATATCGACGTGGGGGCCAATGCTATCGTCGACGCCAGCGATGTTAGCCAAGTGGTCACCTTGGTCGGCGTCAATAATCTGGCCACCACTCCGCTGGTCTCCGCCAACATCGTGGCCTAA